In the Opitutaceae bacterium genome, one interval contains:
- the rbfA gene encoding 30S ribosome-binding factor RbfA, with protein MGNRNVRVNELIKREISDFLHTRMKDRTTLITITGVDVSSDHHHARVYFSVIGDTDAQLEAERLLRTETPAIRFELGKRITLKYLPKLEFHFDPSLERGDRLLKILDELEIPE; from the coding sequence ATGGGTAATCGCAACGTACGGGTTAACGAGCTGATCAAGCGGGAGATCAGCGATTTTCTGCATACCCGGATGAAGGACCGGACCACCTTGATCACGATCACGGGTGTTGATGTCTCGAGTGATCACCACCATGCCAGGGTCTATTTCTCGGTGATCGGGGATACCGACGCGCAACTTGAAGCGGAACGATTGCTTCGTACCGAGACCCCGGCCATCCGTTTCGAGCTCGGCAAGCGGATCACCCTGAAGTACCTCCCGAAGCTGGAGTTTCACTTTGATCCCTCTCTGGAGCGCGGTGACCGCCTCCTGAAGATCCTCGACGAACTCGAGATACCTGAATGA
- the infB gene encoding translation initiation factor IF-2, which translates to MSIRIHQLSKKIGVENKELLALLQERGFNVTSASSTVDNISADALVDEFAAKARAEASAAEAAAAESLPAEETKEPAKPAGPRLPPGVFVKSAEQVAQEKEAALEASRPKPAPAVTPRPLAAPPPSIPPPVRHPHPVTPASGLNTPVTPPPPRVVHPPVHAPSPGVPPLVVPQPQNPAPVSVGPADTAAADSRGSGEIRTIQVKPPIVVRDFALALGLKPFKLISELMEMGIFASMNQSIEEPVAVELAEKHGVILDVRHRGDAVAAAAAEKKKPAKKVEDESLLLEPRPPVACILGHVDHGKTSLLDRIRQANVVAGEFGGITQHIGAYQAEIQGKKITFIDTPGHAAFNEMRARGANVTDVAILVVAADDGFMPQTDEALKHIRNAGVTPIVAINKIDTKGANIDRVKTQLQERNLMPEDWGGETITVPVSAIRGDGVDTLLEMILLQAELLELKANPKKPASGVVIEAQMEVGRGPTATVIVQAGTLKPGDALVCGHHYTKVKAMFNEHGKAVREAGPSTPVRVIGWSGTPECGQIFETVKNEREAKKLAEEREYEYRKQQAVSEPDDVPQSVENLFLAMAAARKKILRIVLKADVFGSVEAVESVLRGIKSDKVSLEIIQGEVGLISKNDVLIAGASEAIIVGFNAGLENGVKALAKHHGVEIHSFQIIYELVDRVRDMMADLLEPETKETKIGAAEVRQVFQISNGRVAGCLVVEGRVVVNALSRVRRKGKVEVETRIETIRRVKDEVKEVRAGTECGIHLKDYSDYEAGDVIECFEVETFRASL; encoded by the coding sequence ATGAGCATCCGCATCCATCAGCTTTCCAAAAAGATCGGCGTCGAGAACAAGGAACTCCTCGCTCTCCTGCAGGAGCGCGGGTTCAACGTGACCAGTGCTTCCAGCACAGTCGACAATATCTCCGCCGATGCCTTGGTCGATGAATTCGCGGCCAAGGCAAGAGCTGAAGCGTCGGCCGCTGAGGCCGCCGCGGCCGAGTCGTTGCCGGCTGAGGAGACAAAGGAACCGGCCAAACCAGCGGGCCCAAGGCTGCCACCCGGCGTCTTTGTCAAGTCGGCGGAACAGGTCGCCCAGGAGAAGGAGGCCGCCCTTGAGGCCAGTCGCCCGAAACCGGCTCCGGCAGTGACGCCGCGCCCGCTCGCCGCACCCCCGCCGTCCATTCCGCCGCCGGTGCGCCACCCGCATCCGGTGACCCCGGCTTCGGGGTTGAACACGCCGGTGACTCCTCCTCCGCCCCGGGTAGTCCATCCGCCGGTTCACGCGCCGTCTCCCGGTGTCCCGCCGCTGGTGGTCCCACAGCCACAGAATCCGGCGCCGGTTTCAGTCGGACCCGCTGACACTGCCGCGGCGGACAGCCGTGGATCGGGAGAGATCAGGACGATTCAGGTCAAACCGCCGATCGTGGTGCGCGACTTCGCCCTCGCGCTCGGCCTGAAGCCCTTCAAGCTGATTTCCGAGCTGATGGAGATGGGGATCTTTGCCTCGATGAACCAAAGCATCGAGGAGCCGGTCGCGGTTGAGTTGGCCGAGAAGCATGGGGTCATTCTCGACGTCCGTCACCGTGGGGATGCGGTCGCTGCAGCCGCGGCCGAAAAGAAGAAGCCGGCGAAGAAAGTGGAGGATGAGAGCCTTTTGCTTGAGCCGAGACCTCCGGTCGCCTGCATCCTCGGTCACGTGGATCATGGGAAGACGTCCCTTCTCGACCGGATTCGCCAGGCCAACGTGGTCGCGGGCGAATTCGGAGGGATCACCCAGCATATCGGGGCATATCAGGCCGAGATCCAAGGCAAGAAGATCACCTTCATCGACACTCCGGGTCATGCCGCCTTCAACGAAATGCGGGCTCGCGGTGCCAACGTGACCGATGTGGCCATCCTGGTGGTGGCCGCCGATGACGGTTTCATGCCGCAGACGGACGAAGCGCTCAAGCACATCCGCAATGCCGGAGTCACTCCGATTGTCGCGATCAACAAGATCGACACCAAAGGTGCCAATATCGATCGGGTGAAAACTCAGCTCCAGGAACGAAACCTCATGCCGGAAGACTGGGGTGGCGAGACCATCACGGTTCCGGTTTCGGCCATTCGTGGTGACGGAGTGGATACCCTGCTCGAAATGATTCTCCTGCAGGCGGAGCTTCTCGAGCTCAAGGCGAATCCGAAAAAGCCGGCCAGCGGCGTGGTCATTGAGGCGCAGATGGAAGTCGGGCGCGGACCGACGGCCACTGTCATCGTCCAGGCCGGAACACTCAAGCCGGGCGACGCCCTGGTCTGTGGTCATCACTACACCAAGGTCAAGGCGATGTTCAACGAGCATGGCAAAGCGGTGCGCGAGGCCGGACCGTCCACCCCGGTCCGGGTCATCGGCTGGTCCGGCACGCCGGAGTGCGGTCAGATATTTGAGACAGTGAAGAACGAGCGGGAGGCGAAGAAGCTGGCGGAGGAGCGTGAGTACGAGTACCGCAAGCAGCAGGCCGTATCCGAACCGGATGACGTTCCGCAGTCGGTCGAGAACCTCTTCCTGGCGATGGCCGCCGCGCGCAAGAAGATCCTGCGGATCGTGCTCAAGGCCGATGTCTTTGGTTCGGTCGAGGCGGTCGAATCCGTTCTGCGTGGAATCAAGAGCGACAAGGTCTCCCTTGAGATCATCCAGGGTGAGGTTGGCCTGATCAGCAAGAACGACGTCCTGATCGCCGGGGCCTCGGAGGCCATCATTGTCGGGTTCAATGCCGGACTTGAGAACGGGGTCAAGGCCCTGGCCAAGCATCACGGTGTGGAGATCCACTCATTCCAGATCATCTACGAGCTTGTCGATCGCGTTCGCGACATGATGGCCGACCTGCTCGAACCGGAAACCAAGGAAACCAAGATCGGTGCCGCCGAGGTTCGTCAGGTCTTCCAGATCTCGAATGGTCGTGTCGCCGGTTGTCTGGTGGTTGAGGGCCGCGTGGTCGTCAATGCACTTTCAAGGGTTCGGCGCAAGGGCAAGGTCGAGGTCGAAACCCGTATCGAGACCATTCGACGCGTGAAGGACGAGGTTAAGGAGGTCCGGGCGGGAACAGAGTGTGGTATTCACCTCAAGGATTACAGCGACTACGAAGCGGGCGATGTCATTGAATGCTTCGAGGTCGAGACCTTCCGGGCAAGCCTCTGA
- the nusA gene encoding transcription termination factor NusA codes for MSSEILSVLEYMEKEKGIGREDMISAIITAIKNAADRGVNAGQELKIEIDPKTGGLAAWSILKVVDSVSDPKLEIHVEKAQAIQPGAQIGDVIEREMDPAFLGRIAAQTARQAIMQRIRQFEKERIYDDYKDLVGDVVSGIVRRRERGDLYIDLGKAEAVLPHREQVPGEDYSPGERIRCLLLAIESTNRGPELVLSRASNRFVRRLFELEVTEIADGTVKIEAFAREPGYRTKVAVSSTDPKVDPVGACVGARGARVKSIVRELGGEKIDINRYFADPKEMIIEALKPAVLRNIRMDEVGRRIAIEVSEEDLAVAIGRKGQNARLTSRLIGWKVDIGKVQTEKMGMEGKVRSAVEGLNQIPGIDDETAQRLVAMGLISPDAFIGVEADDLVEAGFTDEQAASVLKKVNAFNQSQKITS; via the coding sequence ATGAGCAGCGAAATTCTATCCGTCCTTGAGTACATGGAAAAGGAGAAGGGGATCGGTCGTGAAGACATGATCTCCGCCATCATCACGGCTATCAAGAATGCGGCTGACCGTGGCGTGAACGCAGGCCAGGAGCTCAAGATAGAAATTGATCCCAAGACCGGTGGCCTGGCCGCCTGGTCGATTCTCAAGGTGGTCGACTCGGTAAGTGATCCGAAACTGGAGATCCACGTCGAAAAAGCCCAGGCGATCCAGCCCGGTGCCCAGATCGGCGATGTCATTGAGCGGGAGATGGACCCGGCCTTCCTGGGCCGCATTGCAGCCCAGACGGCCCGTCAGGCCATCATGCAGCGGATCCGTCAGTTCGAAAAAGAACGGATTTACGACGACTACAAGGATCTGGTCGGGGATGTGGTCAGCGGAATTGTGCGGCGACGGGAGCGGGGCGATCTTTACATCGATCTTGGCAAGGCGGAAGCCGTCCTGCCCCACCGCGAACAGGTGCCGGGAGAGGATTACTCTCCGGGTGAGCGTATCCGCTGCCTTCTTCTGGCGATCGAGTCGACCAATCGCGGTCCCGAGCTTGTCCTCAGTCGCGCGAGCAATCGTTTTGTCCGCCGGCTGTTCGAACTGGAGGTCACGGAAATCGCGGATGGGACGGTGAAGATCGAAGCGTTTGCCCGTGAGCCGGGATACCGCACGAAAGTTGCGGTCTCGAGCACGGACCCCAAGGTCGACCCGGTCGGTGCCTGTGTCGGGGCGCGGGGCGCACGGGTCAAGAGCATCGTTCGAGAGCTCGGTGGGGAGAAGATCGATATCAATCGTTACTTTGCCGATCCCAAGGAAATGATCATCGAGGCGCTCAAGCCGGCCGTCCTCCGGAACATACGGATGGATGAAGTCGGCCGCCGTATCGCGATCGAGGTTTCCGAAGAGGATCTCGCGGTGGCCATCGGCCGGAAAGGGCAGAATGCCCGGTTGACCTCCCGTCTGATCGGCTGGAAGGTCGATATTGGCAAGGTTCAGACCGAAAAGATGGGCATGGAGGGCAAGGTCAGGAGTGCCGTCGAAGGTCTCAACCAGATCCCGGGCATAGACGACGAGACAGCCCAACGTCTGGTCGCGATGGGCTTGATCAGTCCAGACGCCTTTATCGGGGTGGAGGCGGATGATCTCGTTGAGGCCGGCTTCACCGACGAACAGGCCGCCTCTGTTCTCAAGAAAGTCAACGCATTCAATCAATCTCAGAAGATCACATCCTGA
- a CDS encoding DUF2851 family protein gives MKPHADRASAPPRDRVEEFQGLYGPYQVSERLIQRIWLRGELDLARLHTVSGKTIRVIRPGEWNLLGGPDFLGADLEIDGRRMTGDVEIHFREADWFTHGHQHDPAYEKVILHLVLFPGGSGRHPALTRRGREIEMAVLVDLLWHDLEEYAANDAVARISGLSDDRALELLLELEPEERRARLRQLARERWNLKVHFAGIRIKRLGWSRACHASAMEILGYSRNRSAMLMTADRYPVETWGEREADPDEILGRSDIPWQFQGVRPANQPRIRLNQYAVMASGAGSWIERLDEWPGSLAALMPGSVDGSVGELRRTLDLFHLRRRLKTVVMNRAVSGPRADSMAVDGFLPLLATRGNSDLFALWFAWPAGDVPERWRSTLKQAGVAGKDRSTPFTQGWFQGLIGLLLGLPIEG, from the coding sequence ATGAAGCCACACGCAGACAGGGCTTCGGCCCCGCCTCGGGATCGGGTTGAGGAGTTTCAGGGACTCTACGGTCCCTACCAGGTTTCGGAACGCCTTATCCAGCGGATCTGGCTGCGCGGTGAATTGGACCTCGCCCGCCTGCACACGGTCTCCGGCAAGACTATCCGGGTGATTCGGCCGGGGGAGTGGAACCTGTTGGGAGGCCCGGATTTCCTCGGGGCGGACCTTGAGATCGATGGCCGACGAATGACCGGCGATGTGGAGATCCATTTCCGTGAGGCCGACTGGTTTACTCACGGTCACCAGCACGACCCTGCCTATGAAAAGGTGATTCTGCACCTCGTTTTGTTTCCCGGGGGATCCGGGCGGCACCCGGCTCTGACCCGGAGAGGTCGGGAAATCGAGATGGCGGTTCTGGTAGACCTTCTCTGGCATGACCTTGAGGAATACGCTGCGAATGATGCGGTCGCGCGAATTTCAGGCCTGTCGGACGATCGCGCTCTGGAGCTTCTGCTTGAGCTGGAGCCAGAAGAGCGTCGGGCGCGGCTACGGCAACTGGCCCGGGAGCGATGGAATCTGAAGGTGCATTTTGCCGGAATCCGGATCAAGCGGCTCGGGTGGTCCCGGGCCTGTCACGCATCGGCGATGGAGATTCTGGGCTACAGCCGGAACCGGTCGGCCATGCTGATGACGGCGGATCGCTACCCGGTCGAGACCTGGGGGGAGCGGGAAGCGGATCCTGATGAGATCCTGGGGCGTTCCGATATTCCCTGGCAATTCCAGGGGGTCCGGCCGGCCAACCAGCCACGGATCCGGCTGAATCAATACGCGGTCATGGCGTCGGGTGCGGGCAGTTGGATCGAGCGTCTGGATGAATGGCCAGGATCCCTGGCAGCGTTGATGCCCGGCTCTGTCGACGGATCGGTGGGCGAATTGAGACGGACTCTGGACCTGTTCCACCTGCGCCGGCGGCTCAAGACCGTCGTGATGAACCGGGCCGTTTCCGGGCCGAGGGCGGATTCGATGGCGGTCGATGGGTTTTTACCCCTGTTGGCGACCCGCGGGAATTCGGATCTCTTCGCTCTCTGGTTCGCCTGGCCGGCCGGGGACGTGCCCGAACGCTGGCGCTCGACGCTCAAGCAGGCGGGAGTCGCTGGAAAGGACCGGAGCACCCCGTTCACCCAAGGGTGGTTTCAGGGATTGATCGGCCTGCTTTTGGGGCTGCCGATAGAGGGCTGA
- a CDS encoding NYN domain-containing protein, producing MKSGRHLIIDGHNILHAWTDSRLLRGRSMESARARVIAAGLLIHDTEDIRVTVVFDGDGDGVSTEDAARSSDCAVIFSPASMTADDIIEQLVGGTPGPAGQITVATGDRQERSTVEALGAHTISPDNFKAWVERCELRQAGRVSRDSGNKPFGNVIPL from the coding sequence GTGAAATCCGGACGCCACCTGATCATCGACGGGCACAATATCCTCCATGCGTGGACGGATTCCCGCCTTTTGAGGGGGCGCTCGATGGAGAGTGCGCGGGCGAGGGTCATCGCGGCGGGCCTTTTGATCCATGATACAGAGGATATCCGCGTGACCGTCGTCTTTGACGGTGACGGCGACGGGGTCAGCACGGAGGATGCGGCGCGGTCGTCGGACTGTGCGGTGATCTTCTCGCCGGCTTCGATGACAGCGGATGATATCATCGAGCAGTTGGTGGGTGGCACTCCCGGCCCGGCCGGTCAGATCACGGTGGCGACCGGTGATCGGCAGGAGCGCTCCACCGTCGAAGCGCTCGGTGCCCATACGATTTCCCCGGACAACTTCAAAGCCTGGGTCGAGCGCTGCGAGCTCCGGCAGGCGGGCCGGGTCAGCCGGGATTCGGGCAACAAACCGTTCGGAAACGTGATTCCCTTATGA
- a CDS encoding prohibitin family protein: MSQRAISQLVGLGIIIFVLVIGGSQATYVVDPGYRGVQVTLGNVSPDFKPEGFGLKTPFVSSIIPVSVRQRTVPFQTECYSSDLQQVNVKLNILFRIPQESVVAIYQEYAGDPFDSLIAPRVAEALKEVAATRSAERIVQAREEVKIKTLEGTKSKVSNLINIVDVTIIDIALSRELESAIEAKMVQEQEAAKARFTQQKAQIEAETAIIKAKGEAEAIRIRGDALRDNPALINLQIVEKWDGRTPLVVGGGGDGGSNILLPIGTLQREEP; encoded by the coding sequence ATGTCACAACGCGCCATCAGCCAACTCGTCGGTCTCGGTATCATCATTTTCGTCCTCGTCATCGGAGGATCCCAGGCAACCTACGTGGTCGATCCCGGTTACCGCGGTGTCCAGGTGACCCTCGGCAACGTGTCCCCGGATTTCAAGCCGGAGGGATTCGGCCTCAAGACTCCTTTTGTCTCTTCGATCATTCCGGTTTCCGTCCGTCAGCGGACCGTCCCCTTCCAGACTGAGTGCTACTCGTCCGATCTCCAGCAGGTCAATGTGAAGCTCAACATTCTCTTCCGAATCCCTCAGGAATCGGTAGTGGCCATCTATCAGGAATACGCCGGGGATCCCTTCGACAGCCTGATTGCTCCGCGAGTCGCCGAGGCTCTGAAGGAAGTGGCCGCCACCCGCAGCGCCGAACGCATTGTCCAGGCCCGCGAAGAGGTCAAGATCAAGACCCTTGAAGGCACCAAGTCAAAGGTCTCGAATCTGATCAATATCGTGGATGTCACCATTATCGATATCGCCCTTTCCCGGGAGTTGGAATCCGCCATCGAAGCCAAGATGGTCCAGGAACAGGAGGCGGCCAAGGCCCGCTTCACCCAGCAAAAAGCCCAGATCGAAGCGGAAACCGCCATCATCAAGGCCAAGGGCGAAGCCGAAGCCATCCGGATTCGCGGCGACGCCCTCAGGGACAACCCCGCTCTGATCAATCTGCAGATCGTCGAAAAGTGGGACGGCCGAACCCCCCTGGTTGTCGGTGGAGGTGGCGACGGCGGATCCAATATCCTCCTGCCGATTGGAACCCTCCAACGTGAGGAGCCCTGA
- a CDS encoding fibronectin type III domain-containing protein, which yields MNRSKHFLTGLALGVSLALSITATAAISLSLDAEKLESGTGGAMPTSGLLLLVVSTEDDTFSLPTADEFVAGSSDDVILATWDLSDGGGVPGVFSGLASNLAYEVGFDAGDPLMLYWFPASTKSSTGPGAGASYGLFRDGDGIMTGSVWELPADGTLLYSLKFFTENATEVADGGHLPAYAGSAALPLGVALSPVTPPTGLSVENEPDAGVRVIWTDTANNEAGYLVERSVAGSGIWVMVGSVGANGTSFVDGSVAEKTNYQYRIRAVNTLAQSTEVVSSSLLSSFGRVANISTRGNVQSGASILIGGFVVEGSQSKRVLIRAVGPKLGEVAGLAGVLEDATLELYRTDDAPGTLPFESNDDWEENANSAEIVTVTADLGAFAFNPGGKDAALLVTLPPGGYTAKVKGVGGKTGLGLVEIYDADEAAAPADVVNISTRGRIGTAAEILIAGFVIDGDRSKTVLVRGIGPRLADFGVTGTVTDPFLRIQRNLGAAGIEEMATNDNWSDAPNAGDIPGASEVVGGFQLAPGSKDSAILITLPPGIYTAKLSGVGGAVGNGLIEVYRVP from the coding sequence ATGAATCGTTCCAAACATTTTCTGACGGGCCTTGCACTTGGTGTTTCGCTTGCCTTGAGCATCACCGCCACGGCGGCCATCTCCCTGTCTCTTGATGCCGAAAAGCTTGAAAGCGGTACCGGCGGGGCCATGCCCACTTCGGGTCTTCTCCTCCTGGTGGTCAGCACCGAGGATGATACCTTTTCGCTGCCGACGGCGGACGAGTTCGTGGCGGGCTCGAGCGACGATGTCATCCTCGCAACCTGGGACCTGTCGGACGGGGGCGGGGTTCCCGGGGTATTTTCGGGTCTGGCATCCAATCTGGCTTACGAGGTCGGATTCGATGCCGGCGATCCACTGATGCTCTACTGGTTTCCTGCTTCGACCAAGTCTTCGACGGGTCCCGGGGCCGGGGCCAGTTATGGTCTCTTTCGGGATGGTGATGGAATCATGACGGGTTCGGTCTGGGAACTGCCTGCCGACGGCACCCTGCTTTATTCCCTGAAATTCTTTACCGAGAATGCCACCGAGGTGGCTGACGGCGGTCATCTGCCGGCATATGCCGGCTCGGCGGCACTGCCTCTGGGTGTTGCCCTTTCACCGGTGACGCCGCCGACCGGCTTGAGCGTCGAGAACGAACCGGATGCCGGAGTGAGGGTGATCTGGACGGATACGGCCAATAACGAGGCCGGGTATCTGGTGGAACGTTCGGTTGCCGGGTCCGGAATCTGGGTGATGGTGGGATCCGTTGGTGCAAATGGGACCAGTTTCGTCGATGGATCCGTTGCCGAGAAAACGAATTACCAATACCGGATACGGGCCGTGAATACTTTGGCGCAGTCGACGGAGGTGGTTTCTTCTTCACTGCTCTCGTCGTTTGGCCGGGTCGCGAACATCTCAACCCGCGGCAACGTTCAGTCCGGTGCGTCCATCCTGATCGGAGGCTTCGTTGTCGAGGGCTCCCAGTCCAAGCGGGTCCTGATCCGTGCTGTGGGTCCCAAACTGGGCGAGGTGGCCGGTCTGGCCGGAGTCCTTGAGGATGCGACGTTGGAGTTGTATCGGACGGACGATGCCCCCGGCACGCTACCTTTTGAGTCGAACGACGATTGGGAGGAAAACGCCAATTCGGCGGAAATTGTCACGGTCACTGCCGATCTGGGTGCCTTTGCCTTCAATCCCGGAGGCAAGGACGCCGCCCTCCTTGTCACCCTTCCACCCGGTGGCTACACAGCTAAAGTAAAAGGAGTGGGCGGAAAGACCGGGTTGGGTCTGGTGGAGATCTATGATGCCGATGAGGCGGCGGCTCCGGCCGATGTGGTCAATATCTCAACACGGGGCCGGATCGGCACAGCGGCCGAAATCCTGATCGCCGGCTTCGTGATTGACGGCGACAGGAGCAAGACGGTCCTGGTCCGGGGAATCGGGCCGAGGCTTGCCGATTTCGGGGTCACGGGGACGGTCACTGATCCGTTTCTCAGGATACAGCGCAACCTGGGCGCCGCCGGAATCGAGGAGATGGCGACCAACGACAATTGGAGTGATGCGCCCAATGCGGGCGATATCCCGGGTGCCTCCGAAGTGGTGGGAGGCTTTCAGCTGGCGCCGGGCAGCAAGGACTCCGCAATTCTGATCACGCTTCCGCCGGGGATTTACACGGCAAAACTGAGCGGGGTCGGAGGTGCGGTCGGCAACGGGTTGATCGAAGTCTACCGGGTTCCGTAG
- a CDS encoding TIGR02597 family protein, whose protein sequence is MNKTVDFFHIRTHRVFGMALLVMVGYATMGMQTAGGATAVSRIFGAVPLVAQGESDTALSIPMKVPAVFRGAVGSVGSAITLAGAPNLGEDQFVYSEGIQPRTFYLFFESGSLAGRHFRITGNTSSTISVDDPNGELVGAAADDIVAVHPYWTLATLLSSDQGLPVAAKAGERPVEVIIPAADSDGTNLSAEAVYYERDGAWRRVGQPFASTYDDTILEPDRSIIVRLNGADDAPLVMTGEVVMSELAIPIRSRAEGAQDNLIGLNRPLDQSLDDLGLGGSNAFETTTDADAIRDRLILYSAAPGQNKVPTDAFYFFNGAWRREGGDPATDVGDTIIPAGQGFVIRTAGQGSDTVSVWTHTFNP, encoded by the coding sequence ATGAATAAAACTGTAGATTTCTTTCATATCCGGACCCATCGAGTGTTCGGCATGGCGCTTCTGGTGATGGTCGGATATGCGACGATGGGAATGCAGACTGCCGGAGGCGCAACGGCTGTGTCTCGGATTTTCGGAGCGGTCCCCTTGGTCGCTCAGGGTGAGTCCGACACGGCGCTTTCGATTCCGATGAAGGTCCCGGCAGTCTTCCGGGGAGCGGTGGGTTCGGTGGGCAGTGCAATCACGTTGGCCGGTGCTCCCAATCTCGGAGAGGATCAGTTTGTCTACAGTGAGGGAATCCAGCCGCGGACATTTTATCTGTTCTTCGAATCCGGCAGCCTGGCGGGTCGGCACTTCAGAATCACGGGGAATACGAGCTCGACCATTTCGGTGGACGATCCCAACGGGGAACTGGTCGGTGCGGCCGCCGACGATATTGTGGCCGTCCATCCCTATTGGACCCTCGCCACGTTGTTGTCCAGCGATCAGGGTCTGCCGGTGGCGGCCAAGGCCGGTGAACGGCCGGTCGAGGTCATCATCCCGGCCGCAGACTCGGACGGCACGAATCTCTCGGCCGAGGCCGTCTATTATGAACGGGACGGAGCCTGGCGCCGTGTCGGCCAGCCCTTCGCTTCAACCTATGATGATACCATTCTGGAGCCAGACCGGTCGATCATCGTGCGTTTGAATGGAGCCGATGATGCTCCCCTCGTCATGACGGGCGAGGTCGTGATGTCCGAGCTGGCGATCCCCATTCGCTCCCGGGCGGAAGGGGCGCAGGACAACCTGATCGGTTTGAATCGGCCGCTGGACCAGAGTCTCGATGATCTCGGTCTGGGCGGAAGTAATGCTTTTGAGACGACGACGGATGCCGATGCGATCCGGGATCGCCTGATTCTCTATTCGGCCGCACCGGGCCAGAACAAGGTGCCGACGGATGCCTTTTATTTCTTCAACGGGGCTTGGAGGCGTGAAGGCGGTGATCCGGCGACAGACGTGGGCGACACGATCATTCCGGCCGGACAGGGCTTTGTGATTCGAACCGCCGGACAGGGTTCTGACACGGTCAGCGTCTGGACCCATACCTTCAATCCGTGA